One window from the genome of Pseudoliparis swirei isolate HS2019 ecotype Mariana Trench chromosome 24, NWPU_hadal_v1, whole genome shotgun sequence encodes:
- the LOC130189970 gene encoding high affinity choline transporter 1-like produces the protein MALNVLGLVVMAGFYLLILATGIWASMRSKKAEKKFLGDGMEMTLLAGRDINLLVGIFTLTATWVGGGFILGIAEATYNPTMGAVWALMPVPYVLTFFLGGAFFAKPMRENKYLTMMDPFQQKYGNVLSTLLIFPALVADVLWVTRTLVSLGGTMSVILELSYFYSIVISAVVAIIYTLMGGLYSVAYTDVIQLILIFISLWVCVPFLLTNPHSLDISLTAYNQTFQAPWVGTVEPYEAGKWFDDFMLLALGGLAYQAFYQRILSASSYTQAQVTCYASSAFCLVLGIPSILVGAVAASTDWNSTAYGLPTPYERDQAGSILPIALQYLTPPYISVIGIGAVAAAVMSSMDSALLSSASMFSSNIYKNIFRKQASDCEMQWVIRISVVVVGLAGTALTFLDNSVLVFWLVGVDMSYTIMFPQLVCVLFFKISNGYGASLGYLMGIVLRLLSGEPLIGLPPAIRFPGCRMDQEGNLIQYFPFRTTIMIISLLSILLFSWLSSILFNKGLLAERWDVFKIKRKEKPTAAAEEERSDSGNEEVSTAKQLLDTTTSF, from the exons ATGGCGCTCAATGTGCTGGGTCTGGTGGTGATGGCGGGCTTCTACCTGCTGATCCTGGCAACGGGCATCTGGGCGTCCATGCGCTCCAAGAAGGCCGAAAAGAAGTTCCTGGGCGACGGCATGGAGATGACGCTGCTGGCCGGACGCGACATCAACCTGCTGGTCGGCATCTTCACTCTGACCG CCACGTGGGTGGGCGGAGGCTTCATCCTCGGCATCGCGGAGGCCACGTACAACCCGACGATGGGCGCGGTGTGGGCACTCATGCCCGTGCCGTACGTCCTCACCTTCTTCCTCG GTGGGGCTTTCTTTGCCAAGCCTATGAGAGAGAACAAGTATCTGACAATGATGGACCCCTTCCAACAGAAATATGGCAACGTTTTGAGCACCTTGCTGATCTTTCCCGCACTCGTGGCTGATGTCCTGTGGGTGACGCGCACGCTCGTCAGCCTGG GTGGAACGATGAGCGTGATCCTGGAGCTGTCCTACTTCTACTCCATCGTCATCTCCGCCGTGGTGGCCATCATCTACACGCTGATGGGGGGGCTCTACTCGGTGGCCTACACGGACGTCATCCAgctcatcctcatcttcatcagtcTG tgggtGTGTGTTCCCTTCCTGTTGACCAACCCTCACTCTCTGGACATCTCGCTGACGGCCTACAACCAGACCTTCCAGGCCCCGTGGGTCGGCACGGTGGAGCCCTACGAGGCCGGCAAGTGGTTCGATGACTTCATGCTGCTG gctCTGGGCGGTTTGGCCTATCAGGCGTTCTACCAAAGAATCCTGTCTGCCTCGTCTTACACCCAGGCTCAAGTGACCTGCTACGCCTCCTCGGCCTTCTGCCTGGTGCTGGGTATCCCCTCCATCCTGGTGGGGGCCGTGGCCGCCTCCACAG aCTGGAACTCGACCGCTTATGGCTTGCCGACCCCGTACGAGCGCGACCAGGCGGGCTCCATCCTCCCCATCGCCCTGCAGTACCTCACGCCGCCATACATCTCCGTCATCGGCATCGGAGCCGTGGCCGCCGCCGTCATGTCCTCCATGGACTCGGCCCTGCTGTCCTCGGCCTCGATGTTCTCCTCGAATATCTACAAGAACATCTTCAGGAAGCAG GCGTCCGACTGTGAGATGCAGTGGGTGATCCGTATctccgtggtggtggtgggcctggCCGGCACCGCCCTCACCTTCCTGGACAACAGCGTCCTGGTCTTCTGGCTGGTGGGCGTGGACATGTCCTACACCATCATGTTCCCCCAGCTGGTCTGCGTCCTCTTCTTCAAGATCTCCAACGGCTACGGGGCGTCGCTGGGCTACCTGATGGGCATCGTCCTGAGGCTGCTGAGCGGCGAGCCCCTCATCGGCCTCCCGCCCGCCATCCGCTTCCCCGGCTGCCGCATGGACCAGGAGGGAAACCTGATCCAGTACTTCCCCTTCCGCACCACCATCATGATCATCTCGCTGCTGTCCATCCTGCTCTTCTCCTGGCTGTCGTCCATCCTCTTCAACAAAGGCCTGCTGGCCGAGAGGTGGGACGTGTTCAAGATCAAACGCAAGGAGAAGCCGACGGCCGCCGCGGAGGAAGAGAGGTCCGACTCCGGCAACGAAGAGGTGTCGACGGCCAAGCAGCTGCtggacaccaccaccagcttctga
- the exosc9 gene encoding exosome complex component RRP45 isoform X1, translating into MKDTPLSNCERDFLLKAIEEKKRLDGRQTYDYRKMKITFGTDYGCCFVHLGKTRWSLDYMVMAQVSCELVAPKESRPNEGIMFFNIELSPMASPAFEQGRQSELSVKLNRQLERCLRNSKCIDTESLCVVSGEKVWKIRVDVHLLNHDGNLMDAASIAAITALCHFRRPDVGIQGDEVTVYSPDEREPIPLSIYHMPISVSFAFFQQGTYLLVDPCEREERVMDGLLMIAMNKHREICSIQSSGGIMLLKEQVMRCSKIASVKVSEITELLNKALANDKKARKEGGRCGFAESLPQERITALRMEQTSVEMTDATARANDIVQKADAPPQKAPSPVVPVPGVGQVGQGLQNTWGLEEEEEEEEEDDDDDEEEEAEECDSGEERMEEEHHGKEASREDDVVEISDSEEEEVVILHPEAPDKTLKKTGTSSHQKGAAASKKRQEK; encoded by the exons ATGAAGGACACGCCGCTGTCCAACTGCGAGCGGGACTTCCTGCTGAAAGCCATCGAAGAGAAAaaa CGTCTGGATGGACGACAGACCTACGACTACAGGAAGATGAAGATCACATTTGGGACCGACTACGGATGCTGCTTTGTGCATCTGGGAAAAACCAGGTGGAGCTTAGACTATAT ggtcaTGGCCCAGGTGTCGTGCGAGCTGGTGGCCCCGAAAGAAAGTCGCCCAAACGAGGGCATCATGTTCTTCAACATCGAGCTGTCGCCGATGGCCTCGCCGGCGTTTGAACAAGGCAG ACAATCCGAGCTGTCGGTGAAGTTAAACCGGCAGCTGGAGAGATGCTTGAGGAACTCCAAGTGCATCGACACCGAGTCCCTGTGTGTGGTGTCTGGGGAAaag gtgtggaaGATCAGAGTGGACGTTCACCTGTTGAACCACGACGGGAACCTGATGGACGCGGCCAGCATCGCCGCCATCACCGCTCTGTGCCACTTCAGGCGGCCCGACGTCGGCATCCAGGGCGACGAGGTCACGGTG TACAGTCCAGACGAGAGAGAGCCCATTCCTCTGAGCATCTACCACATGCCCATCAGTGTCAGCTTCGCCTTCTTCCAACAAGg GACCTACCTCCTGGTCGACCCCTGTGAACGGGAGGAGCGGGTGATGGACGGCTTGCTGATGATCGCCATGAACAAACACCGAGAGATCTGCTCCATTCAGTCCAGCGGGGGCATCATGTTGCTGAAGGAGCAG GTTATGAGATGCAGTAAAATAGCCAGCGTGAAAGTGTCTGAGATCACGGAGCTCCTCAACAAAGCCCTGGCCAACGACAAGAAAGCCAG GAAGGAAGGCGGCCGGTGTGGTTTTGCCGAGTCTCTTCCACAGGAGCGAATCACAGCGCTGAGAATGGAGCAGACGTCGGTGGAGATGACGGACGCGACGGCGCGCGCCAACGACATCGTCCAGAAAGCCGACGCCCCCCCCCAGAA GGCGCCTTCCCCCGTGGTGCCCGTCCCAGGTGTGGGTCAGGTAGGGCAGGGGCTGCAGAACACCTggggactggaggaggaggaggaggaggaggaggaggatgatgatgatgatgaagaggaggaagcagaagaaTGTGACAGTGGTGAAGAACGGATGGAAGAGGAGCATCATGGAAAGGAGGCGAGCAGAGAAG ACGATGTGGTTGAGATATCTgacagtgaagaggaggaggtggttatACTTCACCCAGAGGCGCCAGACAAAACTCTTAA AAAAACAGGGACCAGTTCCCACCAGAAGGGGGCAGCAGCGTCAAAGAAAAGACAGGAGAAATGA
- the exosc9 gene encoding exosome complex component RRP45 isoform X2 → MKDTPLSNCERDFLLKAIEEKKRLDGRQTYDYRKMKITFGTDYGCCFVHLGKTRVMAQVSCELVAPKESRPNEGIMFFNIELSPMASPAFEQGRQSELSVKLNRQLERCLRNSKCIDTESLCVVSGEKVWKIRVDVHLLNHDGNLMDAASIAAITALCHFRRPDVGIQGDEVTVYSPDEREPIPLSIYHMPISVSFAFFQQGTYLLVDPCEREERVMDGLLMIAMNKHREICSIQSSGGIMLLKEQVMRCSKIASVKVSEITELLNKALANDKKARKEGGRCGFAESLPQERITALRMEQTSVEMTDATARANDIVQKADAPPQKAPSPVVPVPGVGQVGQGLQNTWGLEEEEEEEEEDDDDDEEEEAEECDSGEERMEEEHHGKEASREDDVVEISDSEEEEVVILHPEAPDKTLKKTGTSSHQKGAAASKKRQEK, encoded by the exons ATGAAGGACACGCCGCTGTCCAACTGCGAGCGGGACTTCCTGCTGAAAGCCATCGAAGAGAAAaaa CGTCTGGATGGACGACAGACCTACGACTACAGGAAGATGAAGATCACATTTGGGACCGACTACGGATGCTGCTTTGTGCATCTGGGAAAAACCAG ggtcaTGGCCCAGGTGTCGTGCGAGCTGGTGGCCCCGAAAGAAAGTCGCCCAAACGAGGGCATCATGTTCTTCAACATCGAGCTGTCGCCGATGGCCTCGCCGGCGTTTGAACAAGGCAG ACAATCCGAGCTGTCGGTGAAGTTAAACCGGCAGCTGGAGAGATGCTTGAGGAACTCCAAGTGCATCGACACCGAGTCCCTGTGTGTGGTGTCTGGGGAAaag gtgtggaaGATCAGAGTGGACGTTCACCTGTTGAACCACGACGGGAACCTGATGGACGCGGCCAGCATCGCCGCCATCACCGCTCTGTGCCACTTCAGGCGGCCCGACGTCGGCATCCAGGGCGACGAGGTCACGGTG TACAGTCCAGACGAGAGAGAGCCCATTCCTCTGAGCATCTACCACATGCCCATCAGTGTCAGCTTCGCCTTCTTCCAACAAGg GACCTACCTCCTGGTCGACCCCTGTGAACGGGAGGAGCGGGTGATGGACGGCTTGCTGATGATCGCCATGAACAAACACCGAGAGATCTGCTCCATTCAGTCCAGCGGGGGCATCATGTTGCTGAAGGAGCAG GTTATGAGATGCAGTAAAATAGCCAGCGTGAAAGTGTCTGAGATCACGGAGCTCCTCAACAAAGCCCTGGCCAACGACAAGAAAGCCAG GAAGGAAGGCGGCCGGTGTGGTTTTGCCGAGTCTCTTCCACAGGAGCGAATCACAGCGCTGAGAATGGAGCAGACGTCGGTGGAGATGACGGACGCGACGGCGCGCGCCAACGACATCGTCCAGAAAGCCGACGCCCCCCCCCAGAA GGCGCCTTCCCCCGTGGTGCCCGTCCCAGGTGTGGGTCAGGTAGGGCAGGGGCTGCAGAACACCTggggactggaggaggaggaggaggaggaggaggaggatgatgatgatgatgaagaggaggaagcagaagaaTGTGACAGTGGTGAAGAACGGATGGAAGAGGAGCATCATGGAAAGGAGGCGAGCAGAGAAG ACGATGTGGTTGAGATATCTgacagtgaagaggaggaggtggttatACTTCACCCAGAGGCGCCAGACAAAACTCTTAA AAAAACAGGGACCAGTTCCCACCAGAAGGGGGCAGCAGCGTCAAAGAAAAGACAGGAGAAATGA